Below is a genomic region from Marinobacter salarius.
AGATTGTCTGACGCTCGCCATTTCCCGTTAATAACCTCCCTGATGATGGGCTACCGCGGGCATATGCAGCCCGAACACTGGGACGTTCTGAAGGCCACCGGAACCATTCACCTGGTCGCCATTTCAGGGCTACACCTGGGGTTGATTGCCGCTGGGGCAGGCTTCCTATGCCGTCGCCTGCTGCTTTGTCTTCCAGAGCGGCAAGTATCGCCTGCGACATTAAGGGTGCTGGTCTTCCTTGTGGTCGCCAGTGCGAGCGTCGGGTATGCGCTTGTGGCCGGGTTTTCCGTGCCAACCAGGCGGGCACTGATTATGGTCATCATCGCCGGGTGGGTTCTCGTTGGCGCCCGGCAAACCGGAGTTTTTACGGGGCTGCTGGCCGCGTTGGTTCTGGTGTTGTTAAGTGATTCGTTTTCGCCCCTGGACCAGGGATTCTGGCTGTCTTTTGGCGCTGTGACGGTCCTGGTAATGCTGTTTGCCCTCCGTGTTGGAAGGGCCGGTTGGCTTGCGGGTCTATGTCTGGCCCAGATGGCCGTGTTTGCCGGGCTCTGGCCGATATTATCCAGCCTGGGGCAGCCTCAGCCGGTGATCGGTCTGGTTGCCAATCTGTTTGCCATTCCCTGGGTATCGCTGGTGGTCATGCCGTTATTGGCCCTTGGAGCTTTTACGCTGGTTTTCCTTCCCGCTGGGGATGCACTGGTGATCGGCGTGTTGGATGGTGTCTTCGGGGTGCTGTGGCAGGGGCTTTCCTGGCTTGCAAGCGTTGATGCTGTGCTGACGGCGCCTGGCCCATTTCAGATTGTGGGGGTTTCTCTGGTGGTGCTGATGGCCTTATTGGTGCCGTTCGGCGGGTTTCGGAAGGCGAGTACCTGTGTTGTGTCGTTGTGGATTGCCATGGTCGTGTTTCGGGGCAACGAGATGGGACAACCGAACGAGACGGTGACCCACCCTGAAATCTGGGTATGGGATGTCGGCCAGGGGCTATCCGTCATGCTTCGTGAACAGGATCAGGTGCTGGTCTACGACACCGGCCCGGCACTGGAAGGTGTTTACTCGTCGGTGGAGTCAGTGCTGATTCCCAATCTGACTGCTCTGGGCGTCCGCCGTATTGATACCCTGGTGATCAGCCACGGTGATGGTGACCACGCCGGGGGGCTGCCGTTGCTGTTCGATCGATTCGAGGTTGGGCGGGTTATTACCGGCGAAACCGGGAGAGTTGCCGACAAGTTGCCGGAGGGTGTAAATGTCAGGCCTTGTTCTGGCC
It encodes:
- a CDS encoding DNA internalization-related competence protein ComEC/Rec2; amino-acid sequence: MARVGLVGFACGVILLYSLAVLPPLHWLMSATLILFVAILLVRPPLFRAVAVLLAGGIVGLAWATMQADGRQQSVLPPALEGQELDVSGYLCDVPSGGSFGSVRFGFCVTQWHLPEGGNTYPSDELPDQLRLAWYGDEVTNTPGHRMTLTVVLKRPHGAVNPKGFRYESWLYRKGFGATGTVRELSRADHLECPLRCRYHRWRGELVDAASDRLSDARHFPLITSLMMGYRGHMQPEHWDVLKATGTIHLVAISGLHLGLIAAGAGFLCRRLLLCLPERQVSPATLRVLVFLVVASASVGYALVAGFSVPTRRALIMVIIAGWVLVGARQTGVFTGLLAALVLVLLSDSFSPLDQGFWLSFGAVTVLVMLFALRVGRAGWLAGLCLAQMAVFAGLWPILSSLGQPQPVIGLVANLFAIPWVSLVVMPLLALGAFTLVFLPAGDALVIGVLDGVFGVLWQGLSWLASVDAVLTAPGPFQIVGVSLVVLMALLVPFGGFRKASTCVVSLWIAMVVFRGNEMGQPNETVTHPEIWVWDVGQGLSVMLREQDQVLVYDTGPALEGVYSSVESVLIPNLTALGVRRIDTLVISHGDGDHAGGLPLLFDRFEVGRVITGETGRVADKLPEGVNVRPCSGQVDVRMGELELAFWRNPGRIEGNDASCVLTVSSTVPSVEVVLPGDITRRVEEAFMARTDNLGNDADHYRVVLAPHHGSKTSSSKSWVARMVPDLALFSAGYRHRFGHPHADVVERYRSVGSDIANTATSGAIRLVLEPGGVLTTEARAGAPFWIRKPETP